In one Achromobacter spanius genomic region, the following are encoded:
- a CDS encoding condensation domain-containing protein gives MAIDPRTLAERIAKLDAQQRQTLLAKLVAQGIDPGSLPIVPFPDVVTYPLSYAQQGLWLTWRMEAESSAYNMAGAMALRGALQPEALRRAAQALAERHAVLRSVFEVDATDTPMQRVLPDAFAAWRHESVEHLDGDARVAAARVLCQDDATRPFDLARAPAWRVTLITLSADTHWLSLTMHHILADGWSQAILLRELAALYTEQTRGQPSELSPLPIQFGDYALWQREWYAAGQLPKQLQYWRERLGQDPEPLRLPLDRPRPARRDAAAGTYTVTLPAELAASARALAQRGGASVFMVLLAAFKLTLARYCGQDDIVVGAPLANRVRRETHGLIGYLTNMSVLRTHVDASQGLAALVGAVRATLLDAQANQDCPFDLLVSELVSKRTPGLNPLFQVKCTEQSDSADAVPGRFADLEIQGVDAAARHAHFDLSLDFTIRRDEIRCQFDYAEDVFSADTIERMARAYAALLRQGAAQPDLPMARFDLPDDASRIDGEAVQWEDSDLLAL, from the coding sequence ATGGCAATCGATCCCCGCACGCTGGCCGAACGCATCGCGAAGCTTGATGCGCAGCAGCGCCAGACCTTGCTGGCCAAGCTGGTTGCCCAAGGCATCGACCCCGGCAGTCTGCCCATCGTGCCGTTCCCGGATGTGGTGACGTATCCGCTGTCGTACGCCCAGCAAGGTTTGTGGCTGACGTGGCGGATGGAGGCCGAGTCGTCGGCCTACAACATGGCGGGCGCGATGGCCTTGCGGGGCGCCTTGCAGCCCGAGGCGCTTCGCCGGGCGGCGCAGGCCCTTGCCGAGCGGCATGCCGTGCTGCGCAGCGTATTCGAGGTCGACGCAACTGACACGCCGATGCAGCGGGTATTGCCGGATGCGTTTGCGGCATGGCGGCACGAGAGCGTGGAACATCTGGATGGCGACGCGCGCGTTGCGGCGGCCCGCGTCCTGTGCCAAGACGACGCGACGCGGCCCTTTGACCTGGCGCGCGCGCCCGCGTGGCGGGTGACGTTGATCACGTTGTCGGCCGATACCCATTGGCTGTCGTTGACGATGCACCATATTCTGGCGGACGGCTGGTCGCAGGCAATCTTGCTGCGCGAGCTGGCCGCGCTCTATACGGAGCAAACCCGGGGTCAACCGTCCGAACTGTCACCGCTGCCCATCCAGTTTGGCGACTACGCCCTGTGGCAGCGTGAATGGTATGCGGCCGGCCAGTTGCCTAAACAGTTGCAGTATTGGCGCGAACGCTTGGGCCAGGATCCGGAGCCACTGCGGCTGCCGTTGGATCGGCCCCGGCCGGCGCGGCGCGATGCCGCGGCAGGCACCTACACCGTGACCTTGCCGGCAGAGCTGGCGGCATCCGCGCGGGCCTTGGCACAGCGCGGTGGCGCGTCCGTGTTCATGGTTCTGTTGGCGGCCTTCAAGCTGACGCTGGCGCGCTACTGCGGGCAGGACGACATTGTGGTGGGCGCACCGCTGGCCAACCGGGTTCGGCGTGAAACGCACGGGCTGATCGGCTACCTGACGAACATGAGCGTGTTGCGTACGCACGTGGACGCCAGCCAGGGCCTGGCTGCGCTGGTTGGCGCGGTGCGCGCGACCTTGCTGGATGCGCAGGCCAACCAGGATTGCCCGTTTGACCTGCTGGTGTCCGAACTCGTGTCCAAGCGCACCCCCGGTTTGAACCCGCTGTTCCAGGTCAAATGCACTGAACAATCGGATTCGGCCGACGCCGTGCCCGGCCGCTTCGCGGACCTGGAGATACAGGGCGTGGACGCTGCGGCACGCCATGCGCACTTTGACCTGAGCCTGGACTTCACGATCCGGCGCGACGAGATCCGCTGCCAGTTCGACTATGCCGAAGACGTGTTCAGTGCCGACACCATTGAGCGGATGGCGCGGGCCTACGCGGCGTTGCTACGGCAAGGCGCGGCGCAGCCGGACTTGCCGATGGCGCGGTTTGACCTTCCGGACGACGCCAGCCGCATTGACGGCGAGGCCGTGCAGTGGGAAGACAGCGATCTGCTTGCGCTGTAG